One genomic region from Colletes latitarsis isolate SP2378_abdomen chromosome 10, iyColLati1, whole genome shotgun sequence encodes:
- the LOC143346433 gene encoding uncharacterized protein LOC143346433 codes for MQYSFVELPLVLILFIASLSYTNAEKKVTVLSYDAGVTNGNNIFDSWTPSISDGLFASNIGVIQNCPGPAQVILKLFKDDQLVNTFSQNFKQPMKELESYNICGSIDAPEPDDESCSIVQGEHTASDCNLSSLFSDMENGQYIVEAEFKFSNNVASTAKLDLKVEDA; via the exons ATGCAATATTCATTTGTAGAATTGCCATTAGTGCTCATTTTATTTATTGCTTCGTTGTCGTATACCAAC GCCGAGAAGAAGGTCACAGTACTCAGCTATGACGCAGGCGTTACCAACGGTAATAATATATTTGATTCCTGGACACCAAGCATTTCGGATGGTCTCTTTGCATCGAATATAGGTGTTATTCAAAATTGCCCAGGTCCAGCACAG GTTATTTTAAAGTTGTTCAAAGACGATCAGCTTGTTAACACGTTCAGTCAAAATTTCAAGCAGCCAATGAAGGAACTTGAAAGTTATAACATTTGTGGTTCGATCGACGCCCCAGAACCCGATGACGAGTCGTGTTCCATAGTTCAG ggtGAGCATACAGCTTCCGATTGCAATCTAAGTTCACTCTTCAGCGACATGGAAAACGGCCAGTATATAGTCGAAGCCGAATTTAAATTTTCTAATAATGTAGCTTCTACTGCCAAACTGGATCTTAAAGTTGAGGATGCATAG